Part of the Penicillium digitatum chromosome 4, complete sequence genome is shown below.
CCAACATACGGGCTATATAAAAATCAGGGTCATAGAAGAAATACATATCCAGAGAATAGATCATTTAATtgtatttaatttaatggagttttggttgagttATATGTATTTGAAATTAGTAGCTTGGGtagggtggccagctcgcttaccgaatacgttgTTTAGCAATTTCAGCCTTAGCTGAAATTACATCATAGCTTTTTTCCCTATCAAACTCCACCACAGCAAGTCTCCGTGGCGCAATTGGTTAGCGCGTCCGACTGTTAATCGGGAGGTTGGAAGTTCAAGCCTTCCCGGGGACggttcttttttggttttattttttttattttttattttttttttccttgtcTGCTTGCCAACACCCAATTCCTTCTCTCGTTTCTTTTTGGTTATTTCTGTAAAGAATTCAGAGCATAgatttaaattttttttctaaaaaaaaaaggtttcAAACTCAGATGATGATAAAATGTGGCCATGGCATTCTATCCGTGTTGCGTGATGTAACCTCGAATGCAGTCGCCCTATACAGTAGCATAGAAAGAGTCTCGTGTGAGCTGTATGTGGATCGACTGTGCAGTGCTTTTGCAGATCGGATGAAAATAGCAGCCAAGGCACGCCATGTCTCAGTCTACCTGCGTGTTTCCTCGTAAACCCCACAATCGTCCTCGGCCTTATTGCACCGGTTTCTGGGGGCTCCTCATGACGGGAGTATCGGCTGATCATGGACCTAGGCGTAAGGCATCCTATTTGGGCTGTGTCACCTGTGAGTCTTAGACCTTCTTCCAAGACCTGCACCGGGTGCAGCCTGCCAGCAAAGAGATAAATCTTGGATGGGAGGCCTGAAGGATGGAGAGATATATAAACCTCGCCGCAGAGGGGGAACGGAAAGACATCAAGAATCTAACCCATTCTACTCCACCTCGAAGAACCACTTAAATCCTCCAACATGAAATCCTCCATCACCTTCACCTCTGCCTTCCTGGCAACCCTCAGccttgttgctgctgctccGGCTCCGGCTCCGGCTCCGGCTCCAGCCCTGGCAGCGGCGGAAACAGTATCCGTCTCCTACGACGCAAGTTATGATGTTGGAACATCCTCCCTGAACACCGTCGCTTGCTCCGACGGCGTCAATGGCCTGGTCAGTCGAGGCTACACCGACTTCGCATCGCTGCCAAGCTTCCCAAACATTGGCGGTGCGATCACCATCGCAGGCTGGAACAGCCCTAACTGCGGCAAATGCTACGCGTTGCACTACTCGAACGGCAAGATTGACAAGACAATCAACGTCATAGCTGTCGACGCCGCTCCGGGTGGCTTCAACATTGGCTTGCAAGCCATGAACGCATTGACCAACGGTCTGGCGGAGCAGCTCGGTCGTGTTGACGCCACTTACGTTGAAGTGGAACCCAGCGCGTGCGGGCTGTGAGGGGTAGACAAGATGAATGGGATGTAATAACGAAGAAACAGGATGACATGAAAGTGCCTGGATAATGTGTGAACTGAGATGAGAGTGTTGGGCCGAGTTTGTGATTAGATTTGTCAAACTATGTATGCAGATAGTTCATTTATATACATAAAGGTTCAATCAAGCACCCTCAACATTTCTTCTACACGCCCAAATTTATCTCGAGGCTTGCCCCTGAGCTGGCCACCCTCTCGCTCTGCTGCGTCGATTCGCTGCCAGTCTTTCCACGACGTGGGACGTAGACCACGGCGCTGGGCCTCGATTTTCACTCCGTCCCAGCCTAGACCGCTACTGTGATCGGGTGCATGAAGCAAGGACGTTGAGTCGGCACGTTTTGTCAGATCTTGCACAATGGTGTCTGCAGTAGTGAATGCATCGGTCATCGTCGAAGCAATTACACCCGTCGGGCCTCGCTTCACCCAGCCAGCACAGTACAGACCGGGTAGGTAGGAGATAAGAGAACCACCAGGTAAACTTTCAGGCTCGCCCTTGCTAGAAAAGCTTATTATGCGGCCAAATCCATCATTAGGGATGATACCGCGTCGCGTATCGAAGTCGATACCAAGATCTTCTAGCCCTGGAAGAGGGAGGGATTTGTAGCCCACACtgcggaagaagatgctAGTTGGAAGATTGACCTGTGCACGCTTTCCGCTCGATAAGTGCTTTGGAAACACCTTGGTGCTGGGGCTGTGGGGGTCGGATGGGTCGAGCTCGTTGCGAGAGAACTTTACATGGGAAAGATGGTATGGGTAATCAGGCGACCAGTGAAGAGAATCGGGCGCAAGTAAGAAATCCAGAGACCAAGACTTTGGGGCTGTCAGAGGATCATTGGCTGATCCTTTAGCCAAGAGTTGCATTAGACGCTTCTGCGCTCGGGGCAGTGCCGACACCACTTCTTCCGGCGGAAAGATATCTTCTGGAATGGGATCAAAGGATACACCTGGTAGCTGTAGCATTTCACGGAGCTCTTTGATAGTAAATGAAGCCTAATGTAGGTAGTTAGCGACGCGATTATCAACAGTGGATTCATGACATCTCACCTGTAAGGGTCCGCGGCGCCCAACAACTCGTACTCGCTTGATGCGACTTTTGGAGAGTTTTTCCACAGCGTAATCTGCGATGTCCGTCTTTTGGAGGGTAGCGACATCTGAAAGAAGAATCCGGGCAACGTCTAGTGCAACGTTGCCTTGTCCCACAATAACGGCGTTCTCTCCGCTTAGGTCTGGATCGAGATCTCTGTGCTCTGGAAGACCATTGTACCACCCCACAAAGGCACGGGCTGAGTGCACGTTATGCAGAGCTTCTTCTCCGGGGATCCCCAGTTCCTTATCTTTGGTGGCACCGTAGGCGAATATGATGGCATCGTAGTGTGGTTTGAGGGCAGCGAGCGGGAGATCATGTCCGAGGTCGATATTACCGACAAAATTGAAGCGCGTGGACTTAGCCACCTCTGTGAACTTATCTTCACAATTCTAGTTTCCATAGAACCATGAGCTTATGTCTACATATAATGCTCAACGACTCATCACTGAATCACGGTTTACTGTGACTCACCTTGACTTCGGGATGGTCCGGGGCAACACCGTACCTAGCCAAGCCGAATGGCACAGGTAGCTTCTCATACATATCAACTATTGCATCTTTCTGTTTAGTCAAAAGACGATAGGCTGCATAGAATCCCGCTGGGCCGGAGCCCACGATGGCCACACGGACGCGTCGATCGGTTTGAGCAACATGACTGTTGAAGCGTTGGGATGTAAATTGAGAAAAAATCTCCCGATACTGTAGAAGAGGCCGACAATTGAGCTGCACAGTGCATTGAGCACCTACGAAGGCCTGCTTTACACGCATGGTGCATGAATTCCAGAAATCGCCGAGACGATCTGAGATTAGGAAAATATCACATGACCTTATCGGTTGCCCGGGGTGACTATCACATGTTTGCAGATGTACAACATCCTCAGACCTGGCACATCCCAGAGCTAACGGTCGCATTCCACATTCCCAAGGTTCATCGTCAACATTCTCTTTGCTTCGCGTGGGTGCCACGAGTGGCCTTTAGTCGCGACCATGGGGAGATCGTCACCACCATTCCTTTATGAGCGTCCGTCTGCCTACAGCTTTAAAGGTCCGACCGACCGCGGCTTTAACCCAAGGGCCGCGACAGAGGCGAGCTGGACTCGTCCAGCATGCAATTCCACGAAAGAAGAACCGCTAGTGAATTTGAACCGCCATCCTGACACGGTGTGTGCGATCTTTTGCAAACTTATAGTGGATTCTGCTAATGGCAGATGTAGTGGGGTTTCTTCAACACGGTCAGCTCGTTTACACCGATGAGCCACAAAACAAAGAATCGGGTCAAGTATGCACGATTAACTCAGCTTGCACTTCGTTTCCTCACTCTTTTGGGGGCTCTCGGGTCCCTGTTCTGCTCTGTCGTTATAAAGGGAGCTGCAGTGGCTGTCATCTGGATCATTCGCGCCGGCGTGAGTACAGTACACCGAAAGAAACTTCCTCTTACTGACCTGTTGTAGCCCATAGTTGCGGTTCTCCACACGACATATGCCATCTACCATCATTCACGATCTGTTCTTAACCGCCCTGCAGGTTCTCAAGCGAGCTATGGACTATTCGCTGCGATACTCGACTTGGGACTCATCCCATTCTGCGTGTTTACTGCGTTTATGGCGTATGGCGAATGGAATTCCAACGTATACCATTGGAGAACACTCTTCAACGAGAGGGACTTGACTTTCAAACTGTCCGAGGCCACCTTCGTACTGGCTGTCGCAAATGGCGCGTTGCACCTCGTCTCCCTCGCCATATCGGTATTCTTGGCTGTCACATTCCGGAAAATCTCCCGCCTGCCGCCTGATATGAATCCGCTTGAAGACAATTTGACCGCACGTCCCCGTAAGAGCCATCAGGAGACTCAAATAGAGGAGAAACATCTCAGCCATTTTACCGTGGATTCCAATTTTGAGGATCCGCTCATTGGATCCCCTCGCAGCGTGCCTTTCATGCACACACGAGAGCAGTCTTCCGGTGGTAATTCGAACAGTGAGTCAATGGGTATGCTTGAAGAGCAGCCGCAGTCACATCCTTCCGTTTATCAAGACCGCCTATCCCACTTGGAATCTCCAACAGTACCTTGCATGGATCCCTCCAGCCCGGAGACACTATTCCAACAAACCGCAAGCCAGCCCTATGACTTCACTTCACAGACAGCTGCCCCGGAATATCGAAAAGTTGCCTCCCACGCCCCCGAAATCATCGATGCCACTGCTCAAATGCGTCGTCTGTCATCACGTACTGCCGATCGATCGGAAACCGTCAGCCCGTTTTCCGACAATTGGGTGGCATACTCTGAGCGGTCTATATCGCCAATGGGTGAGACACAGGACGAGAGTCCAGCTGCTCTTCGTCACTCTTCCTCTGTCTACAGCCAAAACACCTACAAGACCAGCCCGACCACTAGTAGTGGCATCCGAGACTGGTTTGTTTATGGCTACAAGCCGGAGCCAAGGATTGGAAGCGCTATCCCGGAAGATGTGCGCGGTGAATATACGTCGCTCGCCATGCATGAATTCTATGGCCTTGATGATGGCCGCCGTGAACAAGATGTGGGCGATCAGCGCATGGATATGTTCCCAGATCCAGAAGATCACAGAGACGACTTCGATGACGAACGTGATGGTTACATCCCATTCAATCCGCTCATGCTTAACCCACCCACCCCGCAGCCTTTTCCGATAGAAAAGCCCGAGAACAACGACCCCGCGCAGCACGTTATCTTAGGTGATAGCCCCAATCTATCATATAATGCACAGGCACAGCCGGTTTCGGTTTCACACGAGAGCCCCAAGCCCACTTCGCCCAAGACCCGATTCTATGGCGATCTGGATGTAGATGGCAAGCCTGGATTGGCTGTATCTCGCGAGCCAAGCGAACAGATTGTCCGCAAGCCTACCAAGCTTACAAAGAAACGCAGCAGCAAGATGTCAGCTTATGAGGCTCTCAAGAAGAACGACAACGACAACGACGAAGAAAATAAATACCTCTCAACCAGGATGCCTATTTCGCCTCGTGCCGCCGAAAGCGACCGCAAGGGCCGTGTCGTGAGCAACACCGGTGCCGACGCCGCTCGGCCTGGCAATGCAGACGGAGTTGGTGCATCCTTATCCTCATATGGAAGTTATATCGCCGGTCTAGGTGTTGGACGCCGCCGCGATGTGAGCGGCAAGGTCGCCGAAGAAGGGCGCAGTGAAAAAGTTCTCGATGAGCAACCTGCCCACAACCAGAACGAAAGCCACAACAGGATTCCGAGCTCTTCGCAAAATCGGGCTGCAGGATGGGCTCGGTTCGCCGGACTTTGAATGTGATATCCATcgtctttttttcccttatGAGTTAATGGTTTGTCTTCATGAATGACATGTAGCGACTTGATTTTGTTTGGAACCCTGATATCCTGTTTCCATTGGGTTTGTTTTTCGTGGAATCATGTATTGATTGGAATCGCTTTGGTGTATTATGGATGCCTCTTTTGTTGTATGTAGTTCTGACCTCACTGAACATTTGAATCGAGCATGATAGCTATGCACCTTGTCGTAAACTGTTTCCTTCCACGAATGATCTTGTTCCAATTATATCGTAGCAGTGACCTATTGGCGTTGGTGGGGTTATATGTAGCCTTTACGACCAGGGTGCAGAGAAGCCCGTTGATCGTCATCAGCTGCGCCGTTGATGCTGGCAACTCTGGCACTAGAACCGCCAGCCGGGGCTTCGAGGTGGTAGGTTTTTGGTAAAAATCCGTTGATAAATGTCTACGGTTTCCCCAATGAAGTTGACTCCGTCTACAAAATGACAGGCTGTACTGTGACTGAGTGGCAGAAATTGAGCAACAGAAACCCACCAGTCGATTGGAATTTTGTGTTATAGACAATTGTCGCCGAAGAACAACCTGTTTCAGGAAGTCGGCAATGGTGTTCATGTTTCATTAGCTAGTATAATCAACGAAAAATAGTATTCTGGAAGAAACCATCCCCCTGCTGTCGATCCTGATAGCTTGCCACTGGGCTCGAGCTCAGGGGTGTTGCGGGGAGTGCGCTCAGATAGGTCCGATGGTGGAGAGGGCAGGGGTCTCACAATTATAGATGCGAAGTGAAAAAAGAGGCAATGTACATAGTATATAAGATATCCAGTCTTGATATCACACCCAAAAGGCCGAGGCAGCACCTTCGGGGTGGAGGGAGCCATCACCGAGATAAAGTGTCTCAGGAGGGAATACCTTCATATTCCCATCCTTCGATGACACGCCTTCTGCGCCGGGAATTTCGGCGGTTGGCGTTGCACTTGACAAAGAAAGTCAGGGCTGTGATAAGAAGAACGATGATACCCGCAATCGCGGCTACAAGCACAGTTTTGCGCTCGAGTTGCTGCGGATCGGAGGCATAAGGACACCTGGCCTTATAGCCACCGGATACCCAGCAGGATGTAACATCTATTGAGTTAAAGTCTACAAAGACCTCTCGAAGGGCGGGATCTGTGGAACTCAGGTCGATTTTTGTCTCTGGCAGAGAGAGAATATGTCTGTAGAGATGCGTGTTTTCGAGACCAGTGCGGGGTACAGCGAAGCTCGATCCTGGAGGACAGGTGTTCGACAAGTTGGAGAAATGTTCGGCCGTGTCTGACAGGACCCAAGAGAAAGGCGAATTGCCGATTCGACAGGCGCCATACCGCTGTTCAGTGCAGTTCGTGGATCGCCAGCGGCCGTTCAGCGTTAGGTCCATGACCGCACAGCGATCATACTTGGGATCACCGTCGCCACCGCCATATTTTGCATCGTGTGGCTGGCCAACGGCCCAAGCCcaggaagaggagagggagaCATTACGGTAATATTCAACTTGTTGGTCTGCAGTTTGATCGAAGAGGGTGGTGTTGAGCATTGGCGAGAGACCACAAGCTGTAATGCTAGAGAGAAAGTTTGATAGTGAGCCCATCGTCTCATCTGTGGAAAGACCATCGGGGACAGGGAGGGGGCTAGATATAGCCCATGATGAGTAAGTTTGGGGCACGCGTGTGAGCCCAGACTCATACAGACAGTTTGAAGTAACACTGCCGTTGGTGGCTGCGGAGATCTTCACATTGGAAGTCAGATAACCAGGAGGAAAGACCAAATTTTCTTCAGTAGACAGATTGCATTTCACCAGTTGGGAATCAATAGAGCCGTATTCGATGAGCACTCGGTCACGTTTTGCGAGCTGAATATACTTTGATGATGGCCAGCCATCTGGGGTGCTCTGCTCACCCGCTTTATTTTCATGGACGGTGAAGTACTCTGTGATGGGCAAATAGCCCTGCTCGACCTTATACCACGACTGGTTTAAATTGCTTCGGTCCGAGGCAAGCTGAGCCGGGCTATAGATAAAGTCCTCAAGAGCCATCCCAAGAATTGAGCCGGCTAGCTCAGTTCCCGATGGCAGTTGATCTCCTGATATGGCAGAAGCCAGCTCATCTGGCGTGGAGTCACTTGCAGCGACATGGAGATTGAGAACGAGATACGTTGTGTACACCGTCAAACGTGAGTTTGTATCTCGGAAATAACCCACAAGCACTTCCGCCAAGGCGTAGGGATCGAGGCCGTCGGTGCACTTGTATGAGCCTAGTTCATAAAGAGTGTGTCCATGGGAATCGGCATAACCGGTGACAGTCGCAGAGTCCGAACTAGCTGTTGCCGTGGTTGTGGATGTCTCTGAGGTCACAGTCACTCCAGATACAACTGGAACAGATACCGGACAGAAAGACCAAGTCCTACGGTTGACCGACCAATATAGATCAACGGCGAAACGTCGGTACCCGATTGCGAGAAGGTTAGAAAAACATTTTGCAGCGTCTTCTAGATCATAAATGCGGTTTCCAAAGCAGGCAGCTGATAGTGACACAGCCGGGTTCGTCACATAGTTAAGTGGAATTTGACCAGCCACATCTCGTTCGCTCTGGATCAAGATGTTCATATGAGTGTGGGGGGGGGCACTAATTGCGAACTGAGACACATACCAGCAGAACAGCCACCCATGTAGCGTTTAACAGAGTTTCCGTGGAGTCATATTGGACAGACATTGAGTATCGACAGGAAAATAGCTTTGAAGCTCATGTTTAGCGCGATGTTCTGACGTTGAATATAGAAGGGGAAGGAGGTTAAGCTTGGCTGGGGAAGTCGGGAGGGCGGACAGATCAGCTGAGTCAATCTGGccacttctctttcttttctttcacaACTTCCTCTGCCTTggactttcttcttctcttctgctTTTCATTCCCAAATTTAATTTCAAAATGGCCACTCCTGGCCAGCCCAGCCCTGAGCAGATGGCGGCCATGCAACAGCAGTTTGCCGCCGAAGCCGCCAAACGAGGGCTGACGCCCCAGCAATTCGCCGCAATGCAACGTGAACAACTAACTGCCGATGCTGCAAAGCTCGGTCTAACTACTGAACAGTATGTTGCGCAGTTGCGCATGCGAGCAATGCAAGCTCATCAGCAGCAACAGAGGATTCTGGCCGAACAACAGGGTCAAGCAGCACCAGAAGGACAACAAGCTCCGTCGCCCGCACCCCAGCAGCACCAACACACAACCACACAACAGGTCCCTGTGAATCCCAACAATCCACCGGACCCAAAGGCATTGGCAGTGGCCAACTGGTTACGGTCGCAAAATCTCAAGCCTCGCACATGTATCATGGACGGACAGCGCAAGGACATGTTCAAGGGTGAGCAGCGACTAGTATCTAAATTCATTACAAGGAATTACAATCTAACAGGACTTTTTTAAATACAGTCAAGCGCGCAATCCGGGCCATTGAATCCCCCGCCTATGCCAAAGCCGCCTCCAAGAAAAACTCCCTTCTCCCCCCAGTGACCGACCGCGCCTCTGCCGAGAATGTTTTTAAGCTTCTTCCGCTTTCCCTTTTGGCTCTCCGAGTGAGCAAGGTTGATCCCCATGAAGGACACAACCATGCCAAGCCTAAGAACCGCACCAAGGGTCTATGGACCGTGAAGATCGAACAGCACCAGGAGACCGACCCCATGATGCATTATGTTTGGTTGTATGATGGCCCACAGTGGAAGCAAAAGGCCATGGCTGCCGCTGTGGTCGTGGGTATCTTCGCCGTTGTTCTGTTCCCGTTGTGGCCTATGATTATGCGTCAGGGAGTGTGGTATCTGAGTGTTGGCTTGATGGGACTGTTGGGTCTCTTCTTCGCCATGGCTATCTTCCGCTTGATTCTATTCTGCATTACTGTCTTCACCGTGCCCCCGGGTCTCTGGCTATTCCCCAATCTGTTCGAGGATGTCGGGTTCTTTGACAGCTTCAAGCCTCTATGGGGCTGGCAAGAGGTATACACTCCTCACCTTCTTCTTATACTCTTGGAAATAGTAAAGCTGACCATTTAATCCTACAGAcaaaaaagagcaaaaagTCTGGAAAATCCAAGGTCTCAACCTCTGCTTCCGCCCAAGTAACCGCAGCTGCTCCCTCAGCAAACGCCCCCTCGGCAACCACAGCCTCCGCCGAGCCTACTTCTACTCCGTCCGTAGTCGCCGCGCGACGCGGTCTGACCGCAAGTGTGGAAGAGGGGGAGGAGTAGTGCTGCTACGTTCTGAAAGACATTCGAAGCTGATCGATCTGAATTGGTCGAACGCGGTATCATGCGGGTGCTTATTTTAAATCATTTGAGATTTGTATTTTCAAGATCCCTATTCCATGTTCAGTCTGGCGTTTTGGGCCTTGCTCCTAAGAATTGAAATCATTGGGAATGTCTTTTCCCTCCTCGGTTTCTGTCTTTATTTCATTGCATAACTTTTGTTTGGGTTGCTTTTAGCATCAAATCGATGTGAGGTTTTCTGTATTCGACTATTGGTGACAGGATATGGTAGACAAAAAAATACCTGGTAGTGTAAATGCTCGGCTCTATGCTCTATGCCCAATGTAAATGCATCCTCCGTGGTTTATAGAATCCCCAGCAAAAAACAGAAGACAAAAAATCCGAGCTCAGAAGAGAGAACAGATTTGCTTCTGATCAAAAATTAAGAACATAGCATTAAACAGGGTATATCCAAGAACAAATGCCAATAGAAACACAATCGAAATGAAGAGAAGTAATTCATACATTATATAGACAAACAAAGGAACTGACGCATGCATACAAGCGTTGGTATCACCAATGTGCCCAGATAAGAGAATGGAAATGAGAGGCCCCCAGAGATGCAATAGGTGCAAAAGGGGTATTTGACGTTGATGAAAGCCGAGGTCGAAATGTCAGAGACAGTAATGACAGATGCGAGAAAGGGAAGAGGATACACGGAATGCATCTCAATTGTCGTGAGAAGAAGATCGTTGCAACGGTCAACGTTGAAAATGTGAGAGCTTATTTGAGTTATCTTGTTAGATGATGGTAAAATGTCATAGATTTAATGTTGGGCCATAGCAGAGGAGGGTGGATTTAGACCAGGGGACTCTTGATCAGCTTTGAATGTCGAGCATTTTGTGGGGCATCCCTTGCTGGGTCATTGCTTGCAGAATGAGCACCGCTCTTCCGATCTTCGAGGTGATCCCGCACTGGCTCGGATCCGTAGAACCGTTGCATTGGAGATGTCACAGACCATGCGGATAGCATATGTGATGCGGTCGTGTCGGTTGAAGAAGCAGGTGTACTGGTGTTTGCGATAGAAGGGGCGGGTGAGGGCAGCTTAGGGAGTGGGCAGTTGGGGGGTGGTGCAGATGGAGGTCCGATTAAACCCAGACCTGGCATGCTCTTGCGGCGCAACATGCTCTGAGCAGCTTGATTGTCCGGATACACAGCGGAGACTCTCTGGCGCGGTATTGGGTCTTTCGGTGGAGGAGCAGGTTGGACCTGGGTTATATTGATGGGTTTCCGACTCATGCTAGAGCCGTCCATCAGGCTGAGTGGACGGGAAGATGCTCTGGGATCAGGCAGAGGACCTGTAGGAGGCGCCGTTATGGGCGGCCGGTAGAAAAGTTGGATATTCTGTGTTGAACGGACGGTTTTGGTCAGGGCATCCTCTGAATTTGACGGTCGTAGTCTGCGCCTGGCTTCTGTTGAGTCCGCATGGCGCAAACTAGCTACGCTGAATGTCGGAGTTTGAGAAGGGGATGCTAAGGTGGACATATTTGGGTCGGTCTCGGTGCGGCGTGCGAAGCCGTTAATTGATGAAGGAGGAGAGGCATGGGGGATCGGGGTTGTCCCAGATCTCGGAACGAATTTCTTGCTGAACGAGGGGACACTGAAATTAGGTGCTGGAGGTGAAGTACATCGAATGAGAGCTTCGGCAACGGACAATGAGTGATCCACTTGTGGCTCCTCTATAAATTCGGTAATGGGGGGAGGCTGAGGTGGCAGAGGCGTATGCAAACTGGAAACAGGCGGGCTGCGAGTGTAGATACGGTCAAGCTCTTCCGGCACAGGCTCACCGGGCCTGAAAGCACCGGTGCCTATTGGTGGCGAGTGGGGTATATTGGAAGAAGTGAATGACGAAGAACGCA
Proteins encoded:
- a CDS encoding Allergen Asp f 15; its protein translation is MKSSITFTSAFLATLSLVAAAPAPAPAPAPALAAAETVSVSYDASYDVGTSSLNTVACSDGVNGLVSRGYTDFASLPSFPNIGGAITIAGWNSPNCGKCYALHYSNGKIDKTINVIAVDAAPGGFNIGLQAMNALTNGLAEQLGRVDATYVEVEPSACGL
- a CDS encoding NADPH-adrenodoxin reductase Arh1, putative: MRVKQAFVGAQCTVQLNCRPLLQYREIFSQFTSQRFNSHVAQTDRRVRVAIVGSGPAGFYAAYRLLTKQKDAIVDMYEKLPVPFGLARYGVAPDHPEVKNCEDKFTEVAKSTRFNFVGNIDLGHDLPLAALKPHYDAIIFAYGATKDKELGIPGEEALHNVHSARAFVGWYNGLPEHRDLDPDLSGENAVIVGQGNVALDVARILLSDVATLQKTDIADYAVEKLSKSRIKRVRVVGRRGPLQASFTIKELREMLQLPGVSFDPIPEDIFPPEEVVSALPRAQKRLMQLLAKGSANDPLTAPKSWSLDFLLAPDSLHWSPDYPYHLSHVKFSRNELDPSDPHSPSTKVFPKHLSSGKRAQVNLPTSIFFRSVGYKSLPLPGLEDLGIDFDTRRGIIPNDGFGRIISFSSKGEPESLPGGSLISYLPGLYCAGWVKRGPTGVIASTMTDAFTTADTIVQDLTKRADSTSLLHAPDHSSGLGWDGVKIEAQRRGLRPTSWKDWQRIDAAEREGGQLRGKPRDKFGRVEEMLRVLD
- a CDS encoding Maintenance of telomere capping protein 6, producing MSVQYDSTETLLNATWVAVLLSERDVAGQIPLNYVTNPAVSLSAACFGNRIYDLEDAAKCFSNLLAIGYRRFAVDLYWSVNRRTWSFCPVSVPVVSGVTVTSETSTTTATASSDSATVTGYADSHGHTLYELGSYKCTDGLDPYALAEVLVGYFRDTNSRLTVYTTYLVLNLHVAASDSTPDELASAISGDQLPSGTELAGSILGMALEDFIYSPAQLASDRSNLNQSWYKVEQGYLPITEYFTVHENKAGEQSTPDGWPSSKYIQLAKRDRVLIEYGSIDSQLVKCNLSTEENLVFPPGYLTSNVKISAATNGSVTSNCLYESGLTRVPQTYSSWAISSPLPVPDGLSTDETMGSLSNFLSSITACGLSPMLNTTLFDQTADQQVEYYRNVSLSSSWAWAVGQPHDAKYGGGDGDPKYDRCAVMDLTLNGRWRSTNCTEQRYGACRIGNSPFSWVLSDTAEHFSNLSNTCPPGSSFAVPRTGLENTHLYRHILSLPETKIDLSSTDPALREVFVDFNSIDVTSCWVSGGYKARCPYASDPQQLERKTVLVAAIAGIIVLLITALTFFVKCNANRRNSRRRRRVIEGWEYEGIPS
- a CDS encoding Translocation protein Sec62, putative → MATPGQPSPEQMAAMQQQFAAEAAKRGLTPQQFAAMQREQLTADAAKLGLTTEQGFWPNNRVKQHQKDNKLRRPHPSSTNTQPHNRSL
- a CDS encoding Translocation protein Sec62, putative, with the protein product MDGQRKDMFKVKRAIRAIESPAYAKAASKKNSLLPPVTDRASAENVFKLLPLSLLALRVSKVDPHEGHNHAKPKNRTKGLWTVKIEQHQETDPMMHYVWLYDGPQWKQKAMAAAVVVGIFAVVLFPLWPMIMRQGVWYLSVGLMGLLGLFFAMAIFRLILFCITVFTVPPGLWLFPNLFEDVGFFDSFKPLWGWQETKKSKKSGKSKVSTSASAQVTAAAPSANAPSATTASAEPTSTPSVVAARRGLTASVEEGEE